The following coding sequences are from one candidate division KSB1 bacterium window:
- a CDS encoding RidA family protein yields the protein MTREVINTPEAPAAIGPYSQAIKIGPTMYCSGQIGLNPATGDLVTGDIQQETRQVLKNLGAVLRAGGMDYKHVTSTTVYLADLNDYKIVNEVYAEFFKENKPARAAVQVARLPRDARVEIACLAIKVD from the coding sequence ATCACCCGCGAAGTGATCAACACACCGGAAGCGCCGGCAGCGATTGGCCCCTACAGCCAGGCAATTAAAATCGGCCCGACGATGTATTGCAGCGGTCAAATCGGGTTGAATCCGGCAACTGGCGACTTGGTGACCGGCGATATTCAGCAAGAAACCCGGCAGGTTTTAAAAAACCTCGGCGCGGTGCTGCGCGCCGGAGGCATGGATTATAAACATGTCACGAGCACCACGGTCTATCTCGCCGATCTCAACGATTATAAAATCGTGAATGAGGTCTACGCCGAATTTTTCAAGGAGAACAAACCGGCGCGCGCCGCCGTGCAAGTTGCGCGTTTGCCGCGCGATGCCCGGGTTGAAATTGCCTGCCTGGCGATCAAGGTTGATTGA
- a CDS encoding S-adenosyl-l-methionine hydroxide adenosyltransferase family protein has translation MMERSGIITLLTDFGQQDGYAGAMKGVILGLHPTVRLIDISHEVEPHNVLAGAFLLQAHFHYFPPGTVHLAVVDPGVGSERAALACYAGEHFFVAPDNGLLDFCLDLPGLQAVRLTQPQYWRQNISYTFHGRDIFAPVAAHLAAGESLNHLGEPAALHRRLPRPDCRLDGTALQGQVVYIDRFGNLISNISTRCLREFSQDQPVTIYLAGHLIGGLSKTYTDVPPHTPLAVIGSFGFLEIAVNLADARRRFAAGYGTSITIERGQMI, from the coding sequence ATGATGGAACGTTCGGGTATCATTACGTTATTGACGGACTTCGGTCAACAAGATGGATACGCCGGCGCCATGAAAGGCGTGATACTCGGACTGCATCCAACGGTTAGGCTCATTGACATCAGTCACGAGGTGGAGCCCCACAATGTCCTGGCCGGCGCTTTTCTTTTGCAAGCGCATTTTCATTATTTCCCGCCCGGCACCGTGCATCTTGCCGTCGTTGATCCCGGGGTGGGTAGCGAGCGCGCGGCGCTGGCTTGTTATGCCGGTGAACATTTTTTTGTCGCGCCGGACAATGGCTTGCTGGATTTTTGTCTGGATTTGCCCGGTCTGCAAGCTGTACGCTTGACACAGCCGCAATATTGGCGGCAAAACATTTCATACACTTTTCACGGGCGCGATATTTTTGCGCCCGTCGCGGCGCATCTTGCCGCCGGCGAATCCTTGAATCATCTTGGCGAGCCGGCGGCCTTGCACAGAAGGTTGCCGCGACCTGATTGTCGCCTCGACGGTACGGCGCTGCAGGGACAAGTTGTATACATTGATCGCTTCGGCAATTTGATTTCCAATATTTCAACGCGCTGTTTGCGCGAGTTTTCTCAAGATCAGCCGGTGACGATTTATCTGGCCGGACATTTGATCGGCGGCTTGAGCAAAACCTATACGGATGTCCCACCTCATACACCTCTGGCCGTGATTGGCAGTTTCGGTTTTCTCGAAATTGCGGTCAATCTGGCCGATGCCCGGCGGCGCTTTGCCGCTGGTTACGGCACCTCGATCACCATCGAACGCGGTCAAATGATCTAA
- a CDS encoding site-2 protease family protein, giving the protein MPDRDFGRFEPFHSFKMVETKPPVATRFLRADFPALNVMLFLLTCVSTFYHGYMSSPGNSFADGFWYGGGIITILLCHEMGHYLMCQRHGVRATLPFFIPFPVFSPFGTLGAVIRMDSRLPNRRVLFDIGVAGPLAGLVVTIPAIYFGLQMSEVRAVAGAGEGLTLGDSILFSGMSFLIKGPLAEGQDVFLHPLAYAGWVGLFVTALNLLPIGQLDGGHILYALMGERSAIIGRVALASFALMGIIVFQRFPGWVPFISLLLWFGHRHPSTEDSHKPLDSKRRALAYLSFAIFILAFTPIPFYL; this is encoded by the coding sequence ATGCCTGATAGAGATTTCGGAAGGTTCGAGCCATTCCATTCGTTCAAAATGGTGGAGACCAAACCGCCTGTGGCGACGCGCTTTTTGCGCGCTGATTTTCCGGCGCTGAATGTGATGTTGTTTTTGTTGACGTGCGTCTCGACGTTTTATCACGGCTACATGAGCTCGCCAGGGAATAGTTTTGCCGATGGCTTTTGGTACGGTGGCGGCATCATTACGATTTTGTTGTGCCACGAAATGGGACATTATCTCATGTGCCAGCGCCACGGCGTGCGCGCCACCCTGCCTTTCTTCATTCCGTTTCCGGTGTTTTCGCCGTTCGGAACGCTTGGCGCGGTCATTCGCATGGATTCACGCCTGCCCAACCGGCGCGTCTTGTTCGACATCGGCGTCGCCGGGCCTCTTGCCGGCTTGGTGGTGACGATACCAGCAATCTATTTTGGCCTTCAGATGTCCGAAGTCCGCGCCGTTGCCGGCGCCGGCGAGGGCTTGACGCTTGGTGATTCCATTCTCTTTAGCGGGATGAGTTTCCTGATCAAAGGACCGCTTGCAGAAGGGCAGGATGTTTTTCTGCATCCGCTCGCGTATGCCGGCTGGGTCGGGCTGTTTGTGACCGCCTTGAATCTTTTGCCGATCGGCCAACTCGATGGCGGGCATATTCTTTATGCGCTGATGGGTGAGCGCAGCGCGATCATTGGCCGTGTTGCCCTGGCTTCGTTTGCTTTGATGGGCATCATCGTCTTTCAGCGCTTTCCCGGTTGGGTCCCGTTCATCAGCTTGCTGTTGTGGTTTGGCCATCGTCATCCTTCCACTGAGGATTCTCATAAGCCGCTTGACTCCAAACGGCGCGCGCTGGCTTACTTGTCGTTCGCCATTTTCATTTTAGCATTTACTCCAATACCTTTTTACCTTTGA
- a CDS encoding carbohydrate kinase: protein MNQPREKWIVVGIGEVVWDIYRDGRHVGGGPANFAIHAAQLGDQGVLVSRVGDDGMGRELLGVLRQRRLPLEYVQIDPKKMTGAVMVTLDVKGIPNFRCSHDVAFDCLQYTPELEALAPRADAVMFGVIAQRSPAPRKTIWRFLQAAQKAIRLFDMSSPATAAAFPEIVQHSLEAANVVKMNQVELKLLQRLLHRTSDSPRKFIDFLIKKFSLKIVAVTYGHAGCELFDASSACRVEGLPVHAIDTTGAGDAFAAALVHKLLRGAPLREIAEFANILGAFLCTHKGATPIFRLEDVDAFRESL, encoded by the coding sequence ATGAACCAGCCAAGGGAAAAATGGATCGTCGTCGGTATTGGCGAAGTGGTATGGGACATTTATCGTGATGGCCGGCACGTGGGCGGCGGGCCGGCCAATTTTGCCATTCACGCGGCGCAATTGGGCGACCAGGGGGTTTTAGTTTCTCGCGTGGGCGACGATGGCATGGGACGGGAATTGCTCGGCGTTTTGCGCCAACGCCGGCTGCCACTCGAGTATGTACAGATTGATCCCAAGAAAATGACCGGCGCCGTCATGGTCACCCTCGATGTCAAGGGCATCCCCAACTTTCGCTGCTCGCACGACGTTGCGTTCGATTGTTTGCAATACACCCCGGAGCTCGAGGCTCTGGCGCCGCGTGCAGACGCGGTGATGTTCGGCGTGATTGCGCAGCGGTCTCCCGCGCCGCGCAAAACCATCTGGCGATTTTTGCAGGCGGCTCAAAAGGCGATACGCTTGTTTGATATGAGTTCGCCGGCCACGGCAGCAGCCTTCCCTGAAATTGTCCAGCACTCATTGGAAGCGGCTAACGTGGTCAAGATGAATCAAGTTGAATTGAAACTGCTGCAACGCCTGCTGCATCGGACGAGTGATTCGCCGCGCAAATTCATTGATTTTCTCATCAAAAAATTCTCTTTAAAAATCGTAGCGGTCACTTATGGCCACGCTGGCTGCGAGCTTTTTGATGCCAGCAGCGCCTGCCGGGTGGAAGGCTTGCCGGTTCACGCCATCGATACCACCGGCGCCGGTGACGCTTTTGCGGCAGCTTTGGTTCACAAGCTGTTGCGCGGCGCCCCGCTGCGCGAAATCGCCGAATTTGCCAACATACTTGGCGCGTTTCTCTGCACGCACAAAGGTGCAACGCCGATTTTTCGACTCGAAGATGTTGACGCTTTCCGCGAATCGCTGTGA
- a CDS encoding D-cysteine desulfhydrase family protein codes for MSLTLPKRHALAHLPTPIEKLERLSQLFEGPDIYIKRDDLTGMGKTGNKVRKLEFLVAEALQEGAQCLITCGGAQSNHARATALAAAKTGLESHLVLRDSTSSDIDGNLFIDRLVGAEVTFITSQEYEQVDDIMHRLAEEYAQKGVKAYVIPEGGSTALGALGYVTAIEEVRRQMAAMHVEFDHIISAVGSGGTMAGMLLGKSLYELKAQIHGINVCDDASHFQERINNIMREAKRRFGFAVTLQKKDINVIDGYVGKGYGLSRQEELDLIKLVARTEGIILDPVYTAKAMFGLKDQIRKGRFTKSEKVLFWHTGGIFGLFPKRGLFF; via the coding sequence ATGTCTTTGACTTTACCAAAGCGACATGCCTTAGCACATCTTCCCACACCCATTGAAAAATTGGAACGTCTTTCTCAACTTTTCGAAGGCCCGGATATTTATATCAAACGCGACGACCTCACCGGCATGGGTAAAACCGGCAACAAGGTTCGCAAGCTCGAGTTTCTTGTTGCCGAGGCTTTGCAGGAAGGCGCGCAATGTCTCATCACCTGCGGCGGCGCCCAATCCAATCATGCGCGCGCAACGGCGCTGGCGGCGGCGAAAACCGGTCTGGAGAGCCATTTGGTTTTGCGGGATTCGACGAGCAGCGACATTGACGGCAATTTGTTCATCGACCGTCTCGTCGGCGCGGAAGTGACGTTCATCACTTCGCAAGAATATGAGCAGGTGGATGATATCATGCATCGCCTTGCCGAAGAGTATGCCCAGAAAGGCGTCAAGGCCTACGTCATTCCCGAGGGCGGCTCGACGGCTCTCGGGGCGCTGGGTTACGTGACGGCCATCGAAGAGGTTCGCCGGCAAATGGCGGCCATGCATGTGGAATTTGATCATATCATTTCCGCCGTCGGCTCCGGCGGCACGATGGCGGGCATGCTGCTCGGCAAAAGCCTGTACGAGCTCAAAGCGCAAATTCACGGCATCAACGTTTGTGATGACGCCTCTCATTTTCAAGAACGCATCAACAATATTATGCGCGAAGCCAAACGCCGGTTTGGTTTTGCCGTCACTTTGCAGAAGAAGGATATCAACGTCATTGACGGCTATGTTGGGAAAGGGTATGGCCTGAGCCGGCAGGAGGAACTGGATTTGATCAAGCTGGTGGCGCGAACCGAAGGCATCATTTTGGATCCGGTTTACACCGCCAAAGCCATGTTCGGCCTCAAAGATCAAATTCGCAAAGGCCGTTTCACCAAATCCGAAAAAGTTTTGTTCTGGCACACCGGCGGGATTTTTGGCTTGTTTCCCAAACGCGGTTTGTTCTTTTGA
- the avd gene encoding diversity-generating retroelement protein Avd, producing the protein MAQKDNLLTRLEDFIVWFLPHLESFPRNYKFLVGNRAVEILFDILEDVADAYYSKEKLEKLQRANLRLEKFRRLLAVCVRMKFLSPKQMGFASNRLYEIGSDLGGWIKQQKR; encoded by the coding sequence ATGGCCCAAAAAGACAACCTGCTCACCCGCCTCGAAGACTTCATCGTCTGGTTTCTGCCGCATCTCGAAAGCTTTCCGCGCAATTACAAGTTTCTCGTCGGCAACCGCGCCGTTGAAATTCTGTTCGATATTTTGGAAGACGTCGCCGACGCTTATTACAGCAAGGAGAAGCTGGAGAAATTGCAACGCGCCAACCTCCGCCTCGAGAAATTCCGCCGCCTGCTGGCGGTGTGCGTGCGGATGAAATTTCTCAGCCCCAAGCAAATGGGGTTTGCTTCCAACCGGCTGTACGAGATCGGCTCCGATCTCGGCGGCTGGATTAAGCAACAAAAGCGGTGA
- a CDS encoding SUMF1/EgtB/PvdO family nonheme iron enzyme: MKFETLWPKDNIRQLFDGQALIVRVLRGGAWNNNPHNVACANRNNNEPDNRNNNVGFRVAKTPSKGQRANGKKSPGPFSRNLAAHGLPERGTMGVHSACPVSRLSSVAKNKIARRRLVVARNAPRTPAPGIFTFVVAPSGRSVCEINTRS; the protein is encoded by the coding sequence TTGAAATTTGAAACTCTTTGGCCAAAAGACAATATACGACAATTGTTTGACGGGCAAGCGCTCATCGTGCGCGTGTTGCGCGGGGGCGCGTGGAACAATAATCCACACAACGTGGCGTGCGCCAACCGCAACAACAATGAGCCGGACAACCGCAACAATAATGTCGGCTTTCGCGTCGCCAAAACACCCAGCAAGGGGCAAAGAGCAAATGGCAAAAAAAGCCCAGGCCCGTTTTCCCGGAATTTGGCGGCTCACGGGTTGCCGGAGCGTGGAACAATGGGTGTTCATAGCGCTTGTCCGGTGTCACGCCTTTCCAGCGTGGCCAAAAATAAAATAGCCCGGCGGCGACTGGTAGTGGCGCGAAATGCGCCACGAACGCCGGCGCCGGGCATTTTTACTTTTGTCGTTGCGCCTTCAGGGCGCTCTGTTTGCGAAATCAACACCCGCTCCTGA
- a CDS encoding SUMF1/EgtB/PvdO family nonheme iron enzyme — MPDPQVSDSEKLLAEARPQIHERIITAITELGSGLKQAGPPTLMGLFLGGIIAPLAAISAGPVAQIITQIISGVGGNLLAGFVQKFYDADTEAAKQAVLDEITQLLQAQSDHSAQILSALQELITRVGALEAVRQAAGETEAARLEQQFIWLRPIPADIVEHRRFAAEVRKLLILQGAQVQDGFALGDEHRADFLVTDRLRGRPVRTVVQCVSTKQGRADEAMLDAFLRRLEKAQRDERLDFGTIISDAGLAPSAQKLAEDYGWEVRRYDDLLAELMDFSIYLDKLDRSFTQARPDSDLPALQKYYVHQKAGTERTVEADAAFDLLSYARNWIDRPGRVPPLMVLGEYGTGKTTFSRMLAYELAQQYRQAKDRSAAGNPAGAAARPRLPLLINLLDFAETPKLEALITFFLSHHCQVAQPSFELFQALNAAGLFVLILDGFDEMAVRVDEDTVEKHLRHIELLAAPEASRVLVTSRPEFFVKPEQLEHALQPGRKRAIYGRRTDYETVWLQLWDDGQVQEFLNRLVPLLPNRTGDGKAYYERIQAIPGFRQDLDRRAVLLEMIAQTLPRFDARTPVTRPNLYEEYLKGELTRQQHQKGRTLLLKDDARFQLLQKLAADSYRAEGTGINYAAAEALVKPILLEEDEKPSPAKVEHHTREFLSCSFLRPGPGDLFVFSHRSFRGYLAAKELKPRLLDGSAKPQPIDQDCIGFLAEMMTEKCPREFYRQQVEDSLKKDGLPDWITKTKDGRYVSKLPSGLEVEMVYVPAGPFVLGVEGYGLPPQIAVLEKGFWMDKTPVTNEQYQHFLKANPEHRSPNVKRDWAKPYNWNGRDFPKGAEKHPVVLVSWDDAQDFCKWAGKVLPTEQQWEKAARGIDGRRWPWGSEWDREKCNNASWWAERDLWDFEKDWKPWLEKEFQKKFAGKPMTTPVGQFFEKQKIESPYGCVDSAGNVWEWCEDFYDEKQKSRVLRGGAWYFLPHVVACAIRNGVEPGIRINVVGFRVART, encoded by the coding sequence ATGCCCGATCCCCAAGTTTCCGACTCCGAAAAACTGCTCGCTGAAGCCCGCCCCCAAATTCACGAACGGATTATTACCGCCATCACAGAATTGGGGTCGGGGCTTAAGCAAGCCGGACCGCCGACTTTGATGGGCCTTTTTCTTGGCGGCATCATCGCGCCGCTGGCGGCGATCAGCGCCGGGCCGGTGGCGCAAATCATCACCCAAATCATCAGCGGCGTCGGCGGCAATCTGCTTGCCGGCTTTGTCCAAAAATTTTATGACGCCGACACCGAGGCTGCAAAACAGGCGGTGCTCGATGAAATCACGCAATTGCTGCAAGCACAATCCGACCACAGCGCGCAAATTTTGTCTGCCTTGCAAGAGCTGATCACCCGCGTCGGCGCGCTCGAAGCCGTGCGTCAAGCCGCGGGGGAAACCGAAGCCGCTCGCTTGGAGCAGCAGTTCATTTGGCTGCGGCCGATTCCCGCGGACATTGTCGAACACCGCCGCTTTGCTGCCGAGGTGCGAAAACTGCTCATCCTGCAAGGCGCACAAGTCCAAGACGGCTTTGCCTTGGGCGACGAGCACCGCGCCGATTTTCTCGTCACCGACCGGCTGCGCGGACGGCCGGTGCGCACCGTCGTGCAATGCGTCAGCACCAAGCAAGGCCGGGCCGACGAAGCGATGCTCGATGCCTTTCTCCGCCGGCTCGAAAAAGCGCAGCGCGACGAGCGCCTCGACTTCGGCACCATCATCAGCGACGCCGGCCTGGCGCCAAGCGCGCAGAAATTGGCGGAAGACTACGGCTGGGAAGTCCGGCGCTATGACGACCTGCTCGCCGAGCTAATGGATTTTTCCATTTATCTCGATAAGTTGGACAGGAGCTTCACCCAAGCGCGCCCGGACAGCGATTTGCCGGCGCTGCAAAAATATTACGTCCACCAAAAAGCCGGCACGGAGCGCACGGTTGAAGCCGATGCGGCCTTCGATCTTTTATCGTACGCGCGGAATTGGATCGATCGGCCCGGCCGCGTGCCGCCGCTCATGGTGCTCGGCGAATACGGCACCGGCAAAACCACCTTCAGCCGCATGCTGGCTTACGAGCTGGCGCAACAATACCGGCAAGCCAAGGATCGATCCGCCGCCGGCAATCCGGCCGGCGCCGCGGCGCGCCCGCGTTTGCCGTTGTTGATCAATTTGCTCGACTTTGCCGAAACCCCCAAGCTCGAGGCGCTGATCACGTTTTTTCTTTCGCACCACTGCCAGGTGGCGCAGCCGAGCTTCGAGCTGTTTCAGGCGCTCAACGCCGCCGGGCTGTTCGTGCTCATTCTCGACGGCTTCGACGAGATGGCGGTGCGAGTGGACGAAGACACCGTGGAAAAACATTTGCGCCACATCGAGCTGCTGGCGGCGCCGGAAGCCAGCCGCGTTCTCGTCACCAGCCGGCCGGAGTTTTTTGTGAAGCCGGAGCAGCTCGAACACGCCTTGCAGCCCGGCCGAAAACGCGCGATTTACGGCCGGCGCACGGATTACGAAACCGTGTGGCTGCAATTGTGGGACGACGGCCAGGTGCAGGAATTTCTCAACCGGCTCGTGCCGCTGCTGCCCAATCGCACCGGCGACGGGAAAGCGTATTACGAGCGCATTCAGGCGATTCCCGGATTTCGGCAGGACCTCGACCGCCGGGCCGTGCTGCTGGAAATGATCGCGCAAACCCTGCCGCGCTTCGACGCGCGCACGCCGGTGACGCGGCCCAATTTGTACGAGGAATATTTGAAAGGCGAGCTGACGCGCCAGCAGCACCAAAAGGGGCGCACCCTGCTGCTGAAGGACGACGCCCGTTTTCAATTGCTGCAAAAACTGGCGGCAGATTCCTACCGCGCCGAGGGCACCGGCATCAACTACGCGGCGGCCGAAGCGCTGGTGAAGCCGATTTTGCTGGAAGAAGATGAAAAACCTTCGCCGGCGAAGGTCGAGCATCACACCCGCGAATTTTTGAGCTGCTCGTTTTTGCGGCCCGGGCCCGGCGATCTCTTCGTTTTCTCGCATCGCTCCTTTCGCGGCTATCTCGCCGCCAAAGAATTAAAGCCGCGCCTGCTCGACGGCAGCGCCAAGCCGCAACCCATCGATCAAGATTGCATCGGCTTCCTCGCCGAAATGATGACAGAGAAATGCCCGCGGGAATTTTACCGGCAGCAGGTGGAAGACAGCCTGAAAAAAGACGGCCTGCCGGATTGGATAACAAAAACCAAAGACGGCCGCTACGTTTCCAAATTACCGAGCGGCTTGGAAGTGGAAATGGTCTATGTGCCGGCCGGGCCCTTCGTGCTCGGCGTGGAAGGATACGGATTACCGCCGCAAATCGCCGTGCTCGAAAAAGGTTTTTGGATGGACAAAACGCCGGTGACCAATGAGCAATATCAGCATTTTCTCAAAGCCAACCCGGAACATCGCAGCCCGAATGTGAAAAGAGATTGGGCCAAACCGTACAATTGGAATGGCCGCGACTTTCCAAAAGGCGCGGAAAAGCATCCGGTGGTGTTGGTGAGTTGGGATGACGCGCAAGATTTCTGCAAATGGGCCGGCAAAGTTTTGCCTACCGAGCAGCAATGGGAAAAAGCGGCGCGCGGCATCGATGGCCGCCGCTGGCCGTGGGGCAGTGAATGGGATCGCGAAAAGTGCAACAACGCCAGTTGGTGGGCGGAAAGAGATTTGTGGGACTTTGAAAAAGATTGGAAGCCCTGGTTGGAAAAAGAATTTCAGAAAAAATTTGCCGGTAAGCCCATGACCACACCAGTGGGCCAGTTTTTTGAGAAACAAAAAATCGAATCGCCTTACGGCTGCGTTGATAGTGCCGGCAATGTTTGGGAATGGTGTGAGGATTTTTACGATGAAAAGCAAAAATCGCGCGTGTTGCGCGGGGGCGCGTGGTACTTTCTTCCGCACGTCGTGGCGTGCGCCATCCGCAACGGCGTTGAGCCGGGCATCCGCATCAATGTTGTCGGCTTTCGCGTCGCCAGAACTTAG
- a CDS encoding ParB/RepB/Spo0J family partition protein gives MRIENIAIADIDLTSPGWDEFIFTYPLETGPLVESIRAVDLQQPVVVAEFEKTYKIVIGVRRLLACKELGRKKIPALVRRHETREQLLWLSLQEKTGGRPLNAMEKSRALQRFAILWHGDLERLQKEICPLLDIPPTVEAVETYLFFKEFSEPRQDDLAAGRLTPQHAELLRPWRPEDRRVAADKLFGDRRVSLPEARELVDHLASLAARDGLGVKEIFEQPEIKEIFVNESWTPRQRAAHLRRYLQHERFPRLSGTQEKFARLAEPLAKHNITIRPPRFFEGHELTLTLRAGEVDAMNAAVAAMQEATKRGLWKKLFALLQG, from the coding sequence ATGCGCATCGAAAATATCGCCATTGCCGACATCGATCTCACCTCGCCGGGTTGGGACGAGTTCATTTTCACCTATCCGCTGGAAACCGGCCCGCTCGTGGAATCCATCCGCGCCGTTGATTTGCAGCAGCCGGTCGTTGTTGCCGAATTTGAAAAAACATATAAAATCGTCATCGGCGTTCGGCGCCTGCTCGCCTGCAAAGAGCTGGGCCGGAAAAAAATCCCCGCGCTGGTGCGCCGCCACGAAACGCGCGAGCAATTGCTCTGGCTGAGCTTGCAGGAAAAAACCGGCGGCCGGCCGCTGAACGCGATGGAAAAATCGCGCGCCCTGCAGCGCTTTGCGATTTTGTGGCACGGCGACCTCGAGCGCTTGCAAAAAGAAATCTGCCCGTTGCTCGACATCCCGCCCACGGTCGAAGCGGTGGAAACCTATCTCTTCTTCAAAGAATTTTCCGAGCCGCGTCAAGACGATCTTGCCGCCGGGCGCTTGACCCCGCAGCACGCCGAGCTGTTGCGGCCTTGGCGTCCGGAAGACCGCCGGGTGGCCGCCGACAAACTTTTTGGCGACCGCCGCGTCTCGCTGCCCGAAGCGCGGGAGCTGGTGGATCACCTCGCAAGCCTGGCGGCGCGCGACGGCCTCGGCGTGAAAGAAATTTTCGAGCAGCCGGAGATCAAGGAAATTTTTGTCAATGAAAGCTGGACGCCCCGGCAGCGCGCCGCCCACTTGCGGCGTTATTTGCAGCACGAACGCTTCCCGCGCCTTTCCGGCACCCAGGAAAAATTCGCCCGCCTCGCCGAGCCGCTGGCCAAACACAACATTACCATCCGCCCGCCGCGGTTCTTCGAAGGCCATGAGCTCACCCTCACCCTCCGCGCCGGCGAAGTTGATGCCATGAACGCCGCCGTGGCCGCCATGCAGGAAGCCACCAAACGCGGGCTGTGGAAAAAGCTGTTTGCGCTGCTGCAGGGGTGA
- a CDS encoding PadR family transcriptional regulator, with amino-acid sequence MSKNEIAILGLLAECPMHGYQIHQQIQEREMDYWAKIKLPSIYSTLTRLEEQGLITSGKEKVGNMPERTVYALTPAGREKLSEMVQFFLRDEERPEWQFGLGVAFICGAPREKVLEVLQLRQKSIEKQLASLTQEAIEYKEKIPFNWYMLIENAQKHMQLELDWLHQLIEAVQKTERWTLEWQCDECAEKT; translated from the coding sequence ATGTCAAAAAATGAAATCGCCATCCTCGGGCTGCTGGCGGAATGTCCGATGCACGGTTATCAAATCCATCAGCAGATTCAAGAGCGCGAGATGGATTATTGGGCGAAGATCAAGCTGCCTTCCATTTACAGCACCTTGACGCGCCTGGAGGAGCAGGGGTTGATCACCTCCGGCAAGGAGAAAGTGGGGAACATGCCGGAGCGCACGGTTTATGCGCTGACGCCGGCGGGCCGCGAGAAGCTGAGCGAGATGGTGCAATTCTTTTTGCGCGATGAAGAGCGGCCGGAGTGGCAGTTCGGCCTGGGCGTCGCCTTCATCTGCGGCGCCCCGCGCGAAAAAGTTTTGGAGGTGCTGCAGCTTCGCCAAAAAAGCATCGAAAAACAGTTGGCGTCATTGACGCAGGAAGCGATCGAGTACAAGGAGAAAATTCCGTTCAATTGGTATATGTTGATTGAAAATGCGCAAAAGCACATGCAGCTCGAGTTGGATTGGCTGCATCAGTTGATCGAGGCAGTGCAAAAAACCGAGCGTTGGACGCTGGAGTGGCAGTGTGATGAATGCGCCGAAAAGACGTAA